The following coding sequences are from one Streptomyces sp. NBC_01485 window:
- a CDS encoding acyl-CoA carboxylase epsilon subunit — protein sequence MTIKVVRGNPTPEELAAALAVVRARAAAATPLPSGADTPRDAWSDPSRIATRRLPQPGQASWTRTYWPG from the coding sequence GTGACGATCAAGGTCGTACGGGGCAACCCGACCCCCGAGGAGCTCGCCGCCGCCCTGGCAGTGGTCCGAGCCCGCGCCGCGGCGGCAACGCCCCTGCCGTCCGGCGCGGACACCCCGAGGGACGCATGGTCCGACCCGTCCCGCATAGCAACCCGACGCCTACCGCAGCCGGGCCAGGCGTCATGGACCCGCACTTACTGGCCGGGCTGA
- a CDS encoding acyl-CoA carboxylase subunit beta, giving the protein MSEPEERPEIPAIPGIDIHTTAGKLADLQRRIQEATHAGSARAVEKQHAKGKLTARERIDLLLDEDSFVEFDEFARHRSTDFGLEKNRPYGDGVVSGYGTVDGRPVAVFSQDFTVFGGALGEVYGQKIVKVMDFALKTGCPVIGINDSGGARIQEGVASLGAYGEIFRRNTHASGVIPQISLVVGPCAGGAVYSPAITDFTVMVDQTSHMFITGPDVIKTVTGEDVGFEELGGARTHNAVSGVAHHMAGDEKDAVEYVKQLLSYLPSNNLSEPPVFPEEADLSVTDEDLELDRIVPDSANQPYDMHTVIEHVLDDAEFFETQSLFAPNILTGFGRVEGRPVGVVANQPMQFAGCLDITASEKAARFVRTCDAFNVPVITFVDVPGFLPGVDQEHDGIIRRGAKLIYAYAEATVPLITVITRKAFGGAYDVMGSKHLGADINLAWPTAQIAVMGAQGAVNILHRRTIAEAEANGEDLEAVRARLIREYEDTLLNPYTAAERGYIDAVVMPSDTRRHIVRGLRQLRTKRESLPPKKHGNIPL; this is encoded by the coding sequence ATGTCCGAGCCGGAAGAGCGTCCCGAGATCCCAGCGATCCCAGGGATCGACATCCACACGACCGCGGGCAAGCTCGCGGATCTCCAGCGCCGCATCCAGGAAGCGACACACGCCGGTTCGGCCCGCGCCGTCGAGAAGCAGCACGCCAAGGGCAAGTTGACGGCCCGTGAGCGGATCGACCTGCTGCTGGACGAGGACTCCTTCGTCGAGTTCGACGAGTTCGCCCGGCACCGCTCGACGGACTTCGGCCTGGAGAAGAACCGTCCGTACGGGGACGGCGTCGTCTCCGGCTACGGCACGGTCGACGGCCGTCCGGTCGCCGTGTTCTCCCAGGACTTCACGGTCTTCGGCGGCGCGCTCGGCGAGGTCTACGGCCAGAAGATCGTCAAGGTCATGGACTTCGCGCTGAAGACCGGCTGCCCGGTCATCGGCATCAACGACTCCGGCGGCGCCCGTATCCAGGAGGGCGTGGCCTCGCTGGGCGCGTACGGCGAGATCTTCCGCCGCAACACGCACGCGAGCGGCGTGATTCCGCAGATCTCACTGGTCGTCGGCCCGTGCGCGGGCGGCGCGGTCTACTCCCCCGCGATCACCGACTTCACGGTGATGGTCGACCAGACGTCGCACATGTTCATCACCGGCCCGGACGTCATCAAGACGGTCACCGGTGAGGACGTCGGCTTCGAGGAGCTGGGCGGCGCGCGCACGCACAACGCCGTCTCGGGCGTCGCGCACCACATGGCCGGCGACGAGAAGGACGCCGTCGAGTACGTCAAGCAACTGCTGTCGTACCTGCCGTCCAACAACCTCAGCGAGCCCCCGGTGTTCCCGGAGGAGGCGGACCTGTCCGTCACCGACGAGGACCTGGAGCTGGACCGCATCGTCCCGGACAGCGCGAACCAGCCGTACGACATGCACACGGTGATCGAACACGTCCTGGACGACGCCGAGTTCTTCGAGACGCAGTCCCTGTTCGCGCCGAACATCCTCACCGGCTTCGGCCGGGTCGAGGGCCGCCCGGTCGGCGTCGTCGCCAACCAGCCGATGCAGTTCGCCGGCTGCCTCGACATCACGGCCTCCGAGAAGGCGGCCCGCTTCGTCCGCACCTGCGACGCCTTCAACGTCCCGGTCATCACCTTCGTGGACGTCCCCGGCTTCCTCCCCGGCGTCGACCAGGAGCACGACGGCATCATCCGCCGCGGCGCCAAGCTGATCTACGCCTACGCGGAGGCGACGGTCCCGCTCATCACGGTGATCACCCGCAAGGCCTTCGGCGGCGCCTACGACGTCATGGGCTCCAAGCACCTGGGCGCCGACATCAACCTGGCCTGGCCGACCGCCCAGATCGCCGTCATGGGGGCCCAGGGCGCGGTCAACATCCTGCACCGCCGCACCATCGCGGAGGCGGAGGCGAACGGCGAGGACCTGGAAGCGGTCCGCGCCCGGCTCATCCGGGAGTACGAGGACACCCTGCTCAACCCGTACACCGCGGCCGAGCGCGGCTACATCGACGCGGTGGTCATGCCGTCCGACACGCGCCGCCACATCGTCCGCGGCCTGCGTCAACTGCGCACCAAGCGGGAATCCCTGCCCCCGAAGAAGCACGGCAACATCCCCCTGTAG
- a CDS encoding L,D-transpeptidase, with protein MEKRVMTDSRRRRGLMAASALLGGVLVLSACSGGDGSASGGGGGSSQAKADEAAAKKSSEAQIKITPADGSDNASINNSAAVTVSKGTLTAVTMTTSAGAAVEGALSADKTSWKPTGQLERSTTYKLAATAKDSAGLEAHENASFTTVSPDNSFIGNFTPEDGSTVGVGMPVSINFNKEITNKAAVQKGVTVTSTSGQEVVCHWFSTQRMDCRPEDYWKENSTVTVKLALDGVEGASGVFGVQQKTVTFKIGRNQVSYVDAKTKQMKITHNGAVIKTIPISAGSPENKTYEGQMVMSEKFKETRMNGATVGFTDDDGKGEYDIKDVPHAIRLTNSGTFVHGNYWGAKSVFGSVNTSHGCVGLSDTKGANDTGTAGYWFFTNSIVGDVVVVQNTGDKTVAPDNGLNGWNMDWAQWKAGSAA; from the coding sequence ATGGAGAAGCGTGTGATGACGGACAGTAGGCGGCGTCGGGGTCTCATGGCGGCGTCCGCACTGCTCGGCGGTGTTCTGGTGCTCTCTGCGTGTTCCGGCGGCGACGGCAGCGCCTCCGGCGGCGGAGGCGGCTCCTCGCAGGCGAAGGCCGACGAGGCGGCGGCCAAGAAGTCCTCCGAGGCCCAGATCAAGATCACGCCGGCGGACGGTTCGGACAACGCCTCCATCAACAACTCGGCGGCCGTCACGGTGAGCAAGGGCACGCTCACCGCCGTGACGATGACCACCTCCGCGGGGGCGGCGGTCGAGGGCGCGCTCTCCGCCGACAAGACGAGCTGGAAGCCGACCGGCCAGCTGGAGCGCTCCACCACCTACAAGCTGGCGGCGACCGCGAAGGACTCGGCGGGCCTCGAGGCCCACGAGAACGCCTCCTTCACCACGGTCTCCCCGGACAACAGCTTCATAGGCAACTTCACCCCCGAGGACGGCTCGACCGTCGGCGTGGGCATGCCGGTGTCGATCAACTTCAACAAGGAGATCACCAACAAGGCGGCCGTCCAGAAGGGCGTCACGGTCACCTCCACCAGTGGCCAGGAGGTCGTCTGCCACTGGTTCTCCACCCAGCGCATGGACTGCCGGCCCGAGGACTACTGGAAGGAGAACTCCACCGTCACGGTCAAGCTCGCGCTCGACGGTGTGGAGGGCGCCAGTGGTGTCTTCGGTGTCCAGCAGAAGACGGTCACCTTCAAGATCGGCCGTAACCAGGTGAGTTACGTCGACGCGAAGACCAAGCAGATGAAGATCACGCACAACGGCGCGGTCATCAAGACCATCCCGATCTCCGCCGGCTCGCCCGAAAACAAGACGTACGAGGGCCAGATGGTCATGTCGGAGAAGTTCAAGGAGACGCGCATGAACGGCGCGACCGTGGGCTTCACCGACGACGACGGCAAGGGCGAGTACGACATCAAGGACGTGCCGCACGCCATCCGCCTCACCAACTCCGGCACCTTCGTGCACGGCAACTACTGGGGCGCGAAGTCCGTCTTCGGCTCGGTGAACACCAGCCACGGCTGCGTGGGCCTGTCCGACACCAAGGGCGCCAACGACACGGGCACGGCGGGCTACTGGTTCTTCACCAACTCGATCGTCGGTGACGTCGTGGTGGTCCAGAACACCGGCGACAAGACCGTGGCCCCGGACAACGGCCTCAACGGCTGGAACATGGACTGGGCGCAGTGGAAGGCGGGTTCGGCCGCCTGA
- a CDS encoding enoyl-CoA hydratase/isomerase family protein, which produces MGEERFGEFVLVRRHGDGGHVAELALDRPKAMNAVSTDMARSIAGACAALGEDRDVRVVVLTSTHERAFCVGADLKERNSFSDAELVRQRPVARGAYTGVLELPVPTVAAVHGFALGGGFELALACDVIVADGTAVVGLPEVSVGVIPGGGGTQLLPRRVGAARAAELIFTARRVEAAEARELGLVDVLVEAGRDRDEALALAARIAGNSPVGLRAAKRALRLGHGLDLRAGLEVEDAAWRSVAFSGDRAEGVAAFNEKRKPQWPGE; this is translated from the coding sequence ATGGGCGAGGAGCGGTTCGGGGAGTTCGTGCTGGTGCGGCGGCACGGGGACGGCGGGCATGTCGCGGAGCTGGCCCTCGACCGGCCGAAGGCCATGAACGCCGTCTCCACCGACATGGCCCGGTCGATCGCCGGGGCGTGCGCGGCGCTGGGCGAGGACCGGGACGTCCGGGTGGTCGTGCTGACCTCGACGCACGAGCGGGCGTTCTGCGTCGGCGCCGACCTCAAGGAGCGGAACTCCTTCAGTGACGCCGAGCTGGTCCGGCAGCGGCCCGTCGCGCGTGGGGCGTACACCGGGGTGCTGGAGCTGCCGGTGCCCACGGTCGCCGCGGTGCACGGCTTCGCGCTGGGCGGCGGCTTCGAACTGGCGCTGGCCTGCGACGTGATCGTGGCCGACGGGACGGCCGTGGTGGGGCTGCCCGAGGTGTCGGTGGGCGTGATCCCCGGGGGCGGCGGGACGCAGTTGCTGCCGCGCCGGGTGGGGGCGGCCCGGGCGGCCGAGCTGATCTTCACGGCCCGCCGGGTGGAGGCGGCCGAGGCGCGCGAGCTGGGCTTGGTGGACGTGCTGGTCGAGGCGGGGCGGGACCGGGACGAGGCGCTGGCGCTCGCCGCGCGGATCGCCGGCAACTCGCCGGTGGGTCTGCGGGCGGCGAAGCGGGCGCTGCGGCTCGGGCACGGGCTGGATCTGCGGGCCGGTCTGGAGGTGGAGGACGCGGCGTGGCGGTCGGTGGCGTTCTCGGGGGACCGGGCGGAGGGGGTGGCGGCGTTCAACGAGAAGCGGAAGCCGCAGTGGCCGGGCGAGTGA
- a CDS encoding LAETG motif-containing sortase-dependent surface protein: MSSARRPLLTATAAGTLLGALWFVPSANASQDAPVRTETTRQVATQARAASTTTSDTSPQSTAEATAGTTARTTANDGTLLADTGSFDTTPYIVGGTTLLALGAGFVVYSVRRERLDF; encoded by the coding sequence GTGTCATCCGCTCGCCGTCCGTTGCTGACCGCCACCGCCGCGGGGACCCTGCTGGGCGCCCTGTGGTTCGTCCCGTCCGCCAACGCGTCCCAGGACGCCCCGGTCAGAACGGAGACGACGAGGCAGGTCGCGACCCAGGCACGGGCCGCGTCGACGACGACGTCCGACACATCACCCCAGTCCACGGCAGAGGCCACGGCCGGGACGACGGCCCGGACCACCGCCAACGACGGCACCCTGCTCGCCGACACCGGAAGCTTCGACACGACCCCGTACATCGTCGGCGGGACCACGCTTCTCGCCCTGGGCGCAGGCTTCGTGGTGTATTCGGTTCGTCGGGAACGTCTGGATTTTTAA
- a CDS encoding GGDEF domain-containing protein — MGDDRRLVAVVELAQGMAAAHTPRESWRAAALGACRALSGGFAALSVWERDLGRLRVLANVGDRAADEDEFPDDEAYPVHQFPEITEFLHERWASGGEPNAWVETAQGLAAGRPGYCHQRVAALRRRGRGSCVVAPIVLHGRAWGELYVARPTGTPVFDRADADFATVLAAVVAAGLAQTERLEEARRLAFTDALTGLANRRAVDVRLEEAVELHRAEGVVVSLAVCDLNGLKRVNDTHGHAVGDRLLERFGSVLSLCGAMLPGALAARLGGDEFCLLAVGQPADDVVEVAGELCRRAGELELGEGVACGVASTEDPIGPVCSARRLFRLADAAQYRAKAVRAARPVVAGREGPDDPVVRLADEPSREGAAERRRFRGRP; from the coding sequence ATGGGTGACGACAGACGCCTGGTGGCCGTGGTGGAGCTCGCGCAGGGGATGGCGGCGGCGCACACCCCCCGCGAGTCGTGGCGCGCGGCCGCCCTCGGGGCCTGCCGGGCGCTGTCCGGCGGGTTCGCCGCGCTCTCGGTGTGGGAGCGCGACCTCGGACGGCTGCGCGTCCTGGCCAACGTGGGCGACCGGGCCGCCGACGAGGACGAGTTCCCGGACGACGAGGCCTACCCGGTCCACCAGTTCCCCGAGATCACCGAGTTCCTGCACGAGCGCTGGGCGTCCGGCGGCGAGCCCAACGCCTGGGTCGAGACGGCTCAGGGGCTCGCCGCCGGACGCCCCGGCTACTGCCATCAGCGCGTCGCCGCCCTGCGCCGCCGGGGCCGCGGCTCCTGCGTGGTCGCGCCGATCGTGCTGCACGGCCGGGCCTGGGGCGAGCTGTATGTCGCCCGCCCCACCGGCACCCCCGTCTTCGACCGTGCCGACGCCGACTTCGCGACCGTCCTCGCCGCCGTCGTCGCCGCCGGGCTCGCCCAGACCGAGCGGCTGGAGGAGGCCCGCCGGCTCGCCTTCACCGACGCCCTCACCGGCCTGGCCAACCGCCGCGCCGTCGACGTACGGCTGGAGGAGGCGGTCGAGCTGCATCGTGCGGAGGGGGTCGTCGTCAGCCTCGCGGTGTGTGACCTCAACGGGCTGAAGCGGGTCAACGACACCCACGGGCACGCCGTCGGCGACCGGCTGCTGGAGCGGTTCGGGTCGGTGCTGTCGCTGTGCGGGGCCATGCTGCCCGGCGCGCTGGCCGCCCGGCTCGGCGGGGACGAGTTCTGCCTGCTGGCCGTCGGGCAGCCCGCCGACGACGTCGTCGAGGTCGCCGGCGAGCTGTGCCGCCGGGCCGGGGAGCTGGAACTCGGCGAGGGCGTGGCCTGCGGGGTCGCGTCCACCGAGGACCCCATCGGGCCGGTGTGCTCCGCCCGCAGGCTCTTCCGGCTCGCCGACGCCGCCCAGTACCGTGCCAAGGCCGTACGGGCCGCCCGCCCGGTGGTCGCAGGCCGCGAGGGCCCCGACGACCCCGTCGTACGCCTCGCCGACGAGCCGTCGCGCGAGGGGGCCGCCGAGCGGCGGAGGTTCAGGGGGCGGCCCTGA
- a CDS encoding biotin--[acetyl-CoA-carboxylase] ligase, which translates to MTPRDAADAGSGRWSDLDRPPLDATALRRALVRRGGLWSGVEVVQRTGSTNADLVAAASAGQAAEGAVLVAEEQTAGRGRLDRRWSAPPRSGLFFSVLLTPDEVPVSRWGWLPLLTGVAVATGLARAAGVDTALKWPNDLLVTVGDEERKAGGILAERAGEDSVVVGVGINVTLRADELPVPQAGSLALAGAANTDRDPLLRAVLRSLEEEYGRWRAAGGDPAASGLQETYAAGCATLGRTVRAELPGDRSLVGEAVAVDGDGRLVIATEEGVQEPVGAGDIVHLRPA; encoded by the coding sequence ATGACACCGCGAGATGCAGCAGACGCAGGCAGCGGCCGCTGGTCCGATCTGGACCGTCCGCCCCTCGACGCCACGGCGCTGCGCCGGGCGCTGGTGCGGCGAGGCGGGCTGTGGTCGGGGGTGGAGGTGGTGCAGCGCACCGGCTCCACCAACGCCGACCTGGTGGCGGCGGCGAGCGCGGGCCAGGCGGCCGAGGGCGCGGTCCTCGTCGCCGAGGAGCAGACGGCGGGCCGGGGCCGGCTCGACCGCCGCTGGTCGGCGCCCCCGCGGTCCGGGCTGTTCTTCTCGGTCCTGCTGACCCCGGACGAGGTGCCGGTGTCCCGCTGGGGCTGGCTGCCGCTGCTCACCGGGGTCGCCGTGGCGACCGGGCTGGCACGGGCGGCGGGCGTCGACACGGCACTCAAGTGGCCCAACGACCTTCTGGTGACCGTCGGGGACGAGGAACGCAAGGCCGGCGGCATCCTCGCGGAGCGGGCCGGCGAGGACTCGGTGGTCGTCGGCGTCGGCATCAACGTCACCCTGCGCGCGGACGAACTCCCCGTGCCCCAGGCGGGCTCGCTGGCCCTCGCCGGCGCGGCGAACACCGACCGGGACCCGCTGCTGAGGGCCGTCCTGCGGTCGCTGGAGGAGGAGTACGGACGCTGGCGGGCGGCCGGCGGCGACCCGGCGGCGAGCGGTCTCCAGGAGACGTACGCGGCCGGGTGCGCGACCCTGGGACGAACGGTACGGGCCGAGCTGCCGGGGGACCGGTCCCTGGTCGGCGAGGCCGTCGCCGTGGACGGCGACGGACGGCTCGTGATCGCCACGGAGGAAGGGGTGCAGGAGCCGGTGGGAGCGGGCGACATCGTCCACCTGCGACCGGCGTGA
- the hutH gene encoding histidine ammonia-lyase: MHTVVVGTSGVTASDVLAVARDGARIELSAEAVAALAAARGIVDALAAKPEPVYGVSTGFGALASRHISPELRAQLQRNIVRSHAAGMGPRVEREVVRALMFLRLKTVCSGHTGVRPEVAQTMADILNAGITPVVHEYGSLGCSGDLAPLSHCALTLMGEGDAEGPDGVVRPAGELLAEAGIVPVELREKEGLALLNGTDGMLGMLVMALADLDMLYKSADVTAALSLEALLGTDKVLAPELHAIRPHPGQGASAANMLAVLAGSELTGHHQDDAPRVQDAYSVRCAPQVAGAGRDTMAHARLVAERELASAVDNPVVLPDGRVESNGNFHGAPVAYVLDFLAIAVADLASIAERRTDRLLDKNRSHGLPPFLADDAGVDSGLMIAQYTQAALVSELKRLAVPASADSIPSSAMQEDHVSMGWSAARKLRTAIDNLTRVIAVELYAATRGVELREGLTPAPATRAVIDAVRKAGVQGPGPDRFLAPDLAAADAFVRDGGVVAAVETVIGPLR; the protein is encoded by the coding sequence ATGCACACTGTGGTGGTGGGGACGTCCGGCGTGACCGCGTCCGACGTACTCGCCGTGGCGCGCGACGGCGCCCGCATCGAGCTCTCCGCGGAGGCGGTGGCGGCCCTCGCCGCGGCCCGCGGGATCGTGGACGCGCTGGCGGCCAAGCCCGAGCCGGTCTACGGCGTCTCCACCGGGTTCGGGGCCCTCGCCTCCCGGCACATCAGCCCGGAACTGCGCGCCCAACTGCAGCGCAACATCGTCCGCTCGCACGCCGCCGGCATGGGCCCGCGGGTGGAGCGGGAGGTCGTCCGGGCGCTGATGTTCCTGCGGCTGAAGACCGTCTGCTCCGGGCACACGGGCGTGCGGCCCGAGGTCGCGCAGACCATGGCCGACATCCTGAACGCCGGCATCACCCCGGTCGTCCACGAGTACGGCTCCCTCGGCTGCTCCGGCGACCTGGCCCCGCTCTCGCACTGCGCCCTCACGCTCATGGGCGAGGGCGACGCCGAGGGCCCGGACGGGGTCGTACGGCCCGCGGGCGAGTTGCTCGCCGAGGCCGGCATCGTCCCCGTCGAGCTGCGCGAGAAGGAGGGGCTGGCGCTCCTCAACGGCACCGACGGCATGCTCGGCATGCTGGTCATGGCCCTCGCCGACCTGGACATGCTCTACAAGTCCGCCGACGTCACGGCCGCGCTGTCGCTGGAGGCCCTGCTCGGCACCGACAAGGTGCTCGCACCCGAGCTGCACGCCATCCGCCCGCACCCGGGGCAGGGGGCCAGCGCCGCCAACATGCTTGCGGTGCTCGCGGGTTCGGAGCTGACCGGGCACCACCAGGACGACGCGCCCCGCGTCCAGGACGCCTACTCGGTGCGCTGCGCCCCGCAGGTCGCCGGCGCCGGACGCGACACCATGGCCCACGCCCGGCTCGTCGCGGAACGGGAGTTGGCGTCGGCCGTCGACAACCCCGTGGTGCTGCCGGACGGTCGGGTCGAGTCCAACGGCAACTTCCACGGCGCGCCGGTCGCCTACGTCCTGGACTTCCTCGCCATCGCCGTCGCCGACCTCGCCTCCATCGCCGAGCGGCGCACGGACCGGCTGCTGGACAAGAACCGCAGCCACGGCCTGCCGCCGTTCCTCGCGGACGACGCGGGCGTCGACTCCGGGCTGATGATCGCCCAGTACACGCAGGCCGCGCTGGTCAGCGAGTTGAAGCGGCTGGCCGTACCGGCGTCCGCCGACTCGATCCCGTCCTCCGCGATGCAGGAGGACCACGTGTCGATGGGCTGGTCCGCCGCCCGCAAGCTGCGCACCGCCATCGACAACCTCACGCGCGTCATCGCCGTCGAGCTGTACGCCGCCACGCGGGGCGTGGAGCTGCGCGAGGGGCTGACCCCGGCGCCCGCGACCCGCGCGGTCATCGACGCCGTACGCAAGGCGGGCGTCCAGGGCCCCGGCCCGGACCGGTTCCTCGCACCCGACCTCGCGGCGGCGGACGCGTTCGTACGCGACGGAGGGGTCGTGGCTGCCGTGGAGACGGTCATCGGGCCGCTGCGGTAA
- the mmpB gene encoding morphogenic membrane protein MmpB produces MLWSDPENKPPEELRDMQETLRRLGFFLALAMIVAMIVLGLR; encoded by the coding sequence ATGCTGTGGTCCGACCCTGAGAACAAGCCCCCCGAGGAACTCCGCGACATGCAGGAGACCCTACGGAGACTCGGCTTCTTCCTCGCGCTGGCCATGATCGTGGCAATGATCGTCCTGGGCCTCCGATAA
- a CDS encoding adenylate/guanylate cyclase domain-containing protein, with the protein MTVDDTGSGAGADGRVNLPAAEPGEPGDPGEDPHPLALRLEQLILGAERRYTPFQAARSAGVSMELASRFWRAMGFADIGQAKALTEADVLALRRLAGLVESGLLSEAMAVQVARSTGQTTARLAEWQIDSFLEGLTEPPEPGMTRTEVTYPIVELLLPELEEFLVYVWRRQLSASAGRVVQAADDEEMIDRRLAVCFADLVGFTRLTRRMEEEELGELVEAFETTCADLVAARGGRLIKTLGDEVLYAADDAGTAADIALLLVETMSNDETMPELRVGMAFGTVTTRMGDVFGTTVNLASRLTSIAPRDAVLVDSAFAEELIRTGDAPASEADAVEAAAAAEKEGEDPPTYRFALQPMWQRPVRGLGVVEPWLLTRRHGVVED; encoded by the coding sequence GTGACCGTCGACGACACGGGCTCCGGCGCGGGCGCGGACGGCCGGGTGAACCTGCCGGCCGCTGAACCCGGCGAGCCGGGCGACCCCGGTGAGGATCCGCATCCGCTCGCACTGCGCCTCGAACAGCTCATCCTCGGCGCCGAGCGGCGCTACACCCCCTTTCAGGCCGCCCGCAGCGCCGGTGTCTCCATGGAGCTGGCGTCGCGTTTCTGGCGGGCCATGGGCTTCGCCGACATCGGGCAGGCCAAGGCGCTCACCGAGGCCGACGTCCTCGCCCTGCGGCGACTGGCCGGTCTCGTCGAGTCGGGCCTGCTGAGCGAGGCGATGGCCGTGCAGGTGGCGCGGTCCACCGGGCAGACCACCGCCCGGCTGGCCGAATGGCAGATCGACTCCTTCCTGGAGGGCCTGACCGAGCCGCCCGAGCCCGGGATGACCCGTACCGAGGTCACCTATCCCATCGTCGAGCTGCTGCTGCCCGAGCTGGAGGAGTTCCTCGTCTACGTCTGGCGCCGGCAGCTCTCCGCGTCGGCCGGCCGGGTCGTGCAGGCCGCGGACGACGAGGAGATGATCGACCGGCGGCTCGCCGTCTGCTTCGCCGACCTCGTCGGCTTCACCCGGCTGACCCGCCGGATGGAGGAGGAGGAGCTCGGCGAGCTGGTCGAGGCCTTCGAGACCACCTGCGCCGACCTGGTCGCCGCCCGCGGCGGACGCCTGATCAAGACCCTCGGCGACGAGGTGCTGTACGCCGCCGACGACGCGGGCACCGCCGCCGACATCGCGCTGCTGCTGGTCGAGACGATGAGCAACGACGAGACGATGCCCGAGCTGCGCGTCGGCATGGCGTTCGGCACGGTCACGACCCGGATGGGCGATGTGTTCGGCACGACGGTCAACCTGGCCTCGCGGCTGACGTCGATAGCGCCACGGGACGCCGTCCTCGTCGACAGCGCCTTCGCCGAGGAGCTGATCCGTACCGGCGACGCCCCGGCCTCGGAGGCGGACGCCGTGGAGGCGGCGGCCGCCGCCGAGAAGGAGGGCGAGGACCCGCCGACGTACCGCTTCGCGCTCCAGCCGATGTGGCAGCGCCCGGTGCGCGGCCTCGGCGTGGTCGAACCCTGGCTGCTGACCAGGCGGCACGGCGTCGTCGAGGACTGA
- a CDS encoding Maf family protein: MRRLVLASQSPARLNLLRQAGLTPEVIVSGVDEDAVTAPTPADLALALAEAKAGVVAAKPEVKGALVIGCDSVLDLDGEALGKPADAAEATARWKAMRGRAGTLQTGHCVYDTLSGRYTSATASTVVRFGDPTDEEIAAYVATGEPLYVAGAFTLDGRSAPFIEGIDGDHGNVIGISLPLVRRLLARLGVGITELWAPQEA, encoded by the coding sequence ATGCGCAGACTCGTCCTCGCCTCCCAGTCCCCCGCCCGACTGAACCTCCTCCGCCAGGCCGGCCTGACCCCCGAGGTCATCGTCAGCGGCGTCGACGAGGACGCCGTCACCGCCCCCACCCCCGCCGACCTGGCCCTCGCCCTCGCCGAGGCGAAGGCGGGCGTCGTGGCCGCGAAGCCCGAGGTCAAGGGCGCCCTGGTGATCGGCTGCGACTCGGTCCTCGACCTGGACGGCGAGGCGCTCGGCAAGCCCGCGGACGCCGCGGAGGCCACCGCGCGCTGGAAGGCGATGCGCGGCCGGGCCGGCACGCTCCAGACCGGCCACTGCGTCTACGACACCCTCAGCGGGCGCTACACCTCCGCCACCGCCTCGACCGTCGTCCGCTTCGGCGATCCGACGGACGAGGAGATCGCGGCGTACGTCGCCACGGGCGAACCCCTCTACGTCGCCGGGGCGTTCACCCTCGACGGCCGCTCGGCCCCGTTCATCGAGGGCATCGACGGCGACCACGGCAACGTCATCGGCATCAGCCTGCCCCTCGTACGCCGCCTGCTGGCCCGACTGGGCGTGGGGATCACGGAGTTGTGGGCGCCCCAGGAGGCGTAG